The proteins below come from a single Oxyura jamaicensis isolate SHBP4307 breed ruddy duck chromosome 1, BPBGC_Ojam_1.0, whole genome shotgun sequence genomic window:
- the PRDM15 gene encoding PR domain zinc finger protein 15 isoform X7 has product MIMIFTSPPPGTSHQELSCECDMCLVVMEYDKEGNKISSKPSTAVFPHKKTKKSSIPVADPAVNASEGSGAAEAESSQWTCKVCSSAFQEPQLLTEHLLSHLEQAKGGPQASQNEAVTVPEKATETPPADPPVVCDAASASTDSRRKARRGRKPKTAKAETPLVVVEEKDPAVERVADTATEVPPDEVALPSAAEERIMELVLGKMPSTTNSISSVTNRFAHHQNTMSLKRSLILSSRHGIRRKLIKQLGEHKRVYQCSICSKIFQNSSNLSRHIRSHGDKLFKCEECAKLFSRKESLKQHVSYKHSRNEVDSEYRYKCTTCEKAFRIESALEFHNCRTDDKTFQCEMCFRFFSTNSNLSKHKKKHGDKKFACEICNKMFYRKDVMLDHQRRHLEGVRRVKREDFEHSTENMVRYKKEPSGCPVCGKVFSCRSNMNKHLLTHGDKKYTCEICGRKFFRVDVLRDHIHVHFKDIALMDDHQREEFIGKIGISSEENDDNSDESADSEPHKYSCKRCQLTFGRGKEYLKHIMDVHKEKGYGCSICNRRFALKATYHAHMVIHRENLPDPNVQKYIHPCEICGRIFNSIGNLERHKLIHTGVKSHACEQCGKSFARKDMLKEHMRVHDNIREYLCAECGKGMKTKHALRHHMKLHKGIKEYECKECHRKFAQKVNMLKHYKRHTGIKDFMCELCGKTFSERNTMETHKLIHTVGKQWTCSVCDKKYVTDYMLQKHIQLTHDKVEAQSCQLCGTKVSTRASMSRHMRRKHPEILSVRIDDLEQLPETTTIDASSIGIVQPELALEQGELPEGKQHMKAPKRGQKRKQKSSEEEEAQVPEDPAFSEYTEKEAEFTGNVGDETNSAVQSIQQVVVTLGDPNVTAPSSSVGLTNITVTPITTAAGTQFTNLQPVAVGHLAAPERQLQLDNSILTVTFDTVSGSAMLHNRQNDIQIQPQPEAANPQSVAHFINLTTLVNSIAPLGNQITEQHPLTWRSVPQTDVLQPQAQPTPQQSGQQQVQTEQQQQMYSY; this is encoded by the exons ATGATAATGATATTTACTTCACCACCTCCCGGGACATCCCACCAGGAACTGAGCTGCGAGTGTG ATATGTGCTTGGTAGTGATGGAATATGATAAAGAGGGGAACAAAATCTCTTCAAAGCCTTCGACTGCTGTCTTTCCCCATAAAAAAACGAAAAAATCCAGCATACCAGTAGCTGATCCAGCAG TGAACGCTTCAGAAGGCAGCggagctgcagaagcagagtCCAGCCAGTGGACATGTAAAGTCTGTTCTTCTGCTTTCCAAGAGCCTCAGTTGCTGACAG AGCACTTGCTGAGTCACCTGGAGCAAGCTAAAGGTGGTCCCCAAGCCAGCCAAAATGAGGCTGTTACTGTTCCAGAGAAAGCAACAGAGACTCCCCCTGCGGATCCGCCAGTGGTTTGTGATGCAGCTAGTGCCAGTACAGACTCAAGGAGGAAGGCCAGACGGGGAAGAAAGcccaaaacagcaaaagcagaaacacCCCTTGTCGTTGTTGAAGAGAAGGATCCTGCAG TGGAACGTGTAGCTGACACTGCGACTGAAGTCCCGCCAGATGAGGTAGCCCTGCcttcagctgcagaagagaGGATTATGGAATTGGTTTTAGGAAAGATGCCTAGCACCACAAACAGCATCAGTTCAGTCACAAA TAGGTTTGCTCATCACCAAAACACCATGTCCCTCAAAAGAAGTTTAATTCTCTCCAGTAGACATGGTATACGGCGGAAGCTGATAAAACAACTCGGGGAGCACAAACGAGTCTATCAATGCAGTATCTGCAGTAAGATCTTCCAGAACAGCAGCAACCTCAGCAGGCACATCCGTTCTCATG GTGACAAACTATTTAAATGCGAGGAATGCGCAAAGCTGTTCAGTCGTAAAGAAAGCTTGAAGCAGCACGTTTCGTACAAGCACAGCAGGAATGAA GTTGACAGCGAGTACAGATACAAGTGCACAACATGTGAAAAGGCCTTTCGGATAGAGAGCGCGTTGGAATTCCATAACTGCAGGACAG ATGACAAGACATTCCAGTGTGAGATGTGTTTCAGATTCTTTTCTACAAACAGTAATCTTtccaaacacaagaaaaaacatggGGATAAGAAGTTTGCATGTGAAATCTGCAATAAGATGTTCTACAGGAAGGATGTCATGCTAGACCATCAAAGACGACACCTGGAAG GGGTGAGGCGTGTGAAAAGAGAAGACTTTGAACACAGCACGGAAAACATGGTTCGCTACAAGAAGGAGCCTTCGGGATGCCCCGTGTGTGGGAAG GTATTTTCATGCAGAAGCAACATGAACAAACACCTTTTAACACACGGAGACAAGAAGTACACCTGTGAAATCTGTGGGCGTAAATTTTTCAGGGTGGATGTGTTGAGAGATCATATTCATGTCCATTTTAAG GATATAGCACTAATGGACGATCACCAGAGGGAAGAATTCATTGGTAAAATTGGAATCTCATCAGAGGAAAATGATGACAACTCTGATGAAAGTGCAGATTCTGAGCCTCACAAGTATAGCTGCAAAAGGTGCCAG TTAACTTTCGGCCGAGGGAAGGAGTACCTGAAGCATATAATGGATGTGCACAAGGAGAAAGGCTATGGCTGTAGCATTTGTAATCGACGTTTTGCTTTGAAGGCAACTTACCATGCACACATGGTCATTCATCGGGAGAACCTGCCTGATCCTAATGTACAGAA GTACATCCATCCATGTGAAATCTGTGGAAGGATTTTTAACAGTATAGGGAATCTGGAAAGACATAAGCTTATACATACAG gtgtaAAAAGTCATGCTTGTGAGCAATGTGGCAAATCATTTGCTAGGAAAGACATGTTAAAAGAACACATGCGGGTCCATGATAATATCCGAGAATACTTGTGTGCAGAATGTGGCAAAG GAATGAAGACAAAACATGCGCTTCGTCACCACATGAAGCTTCACAAAGGGATTAAAGAATACGAGTGCAAGGAATGTCACCGAAAATTTGCACAGAAAGTCAACATGCTGAAGCATTACAAAAGACACACAG GAATCAAAGATTTTATGTGTGAGCTCTGTGGGAAGACTTTTAGTGAGAGAAATACGATGGAGACTCATAAGCTAATTCATACAG TAGGAAAACAGTGGACATGTTCGGTCTGCGATAAGAAGTATGTCACTGATTACATGCTCCAGAAGCACATACAGCTCACTCATGATAAGGTGGAAGCCCAGAGCTGTCAGCTGTGTGGGACAAAGGTTTCTACCAGAGCATCCATGAGTCGACATATGAGGCGTAAACATCCAGAG ATTCTTTCAGTGAGGATTGATGATTTAGAGCAGCTGCCAGAGACTACTACCATTGATGCCTCCTCAATTGGGATTGTTCAG CCAGAATTAGCCTTGGAACAGGGCGAGTTACCAGAAGGGAAACAGCATATGAAAGCTCCTAAACGTGGCCAGAAACGGAAGCAAAAGTcaagtgaggaggaggaagctcAAGTGCCTGAGGACCCTGCCTTCAGTGAATACACAGAGAAGGAAGCTGAATTTACAGGAAATGTTGGAGATGAGACTAATTCAGCTGTACAGAGCATTCAGCAG gtGGTGGTGACCCTTGGCGACCCCAATGTCACAGCCCCGTCCAGTTCCGTCGGGCTGACAAACATCACCGTTACCCCCATTACAACAGCAGCTGGCACCCAATTCACAAACCTCCAGCCGGTGGCAGTGGGCCACCTGGCTGCGCCCGAGcgccagctgcagctggacaACTCCATTCTCACCGTGACGTTTGACACCGTCAGTGGCTCCGCCATGCTGCACAACCGCCAGAATGACATTCAGATCCAGCCGCAGCCAGAGGCTGCCAACCCTCAGTCTGTGGCCCATTTTATAAACCTGACCACCCTGGTGAACTCCATTGCTCCTCTGGGGAACCAGATAACAGAACAGCATCCTCTGACGTGGAGGTCAGTGCCTCAGACTGATGTCTTGCAGCCCCAGGCACAGCCAACGCCACAGCAGTCAGGACAGCAACAGGTTCAAacagagcaacaacaacagatGTATAGCTACTAA
- the PRDM15 gene encoding PR domain zinc finger protein 15 isoform X4: MVRDGVESLAKVKGNDIHCSAFVHKLGHFILDDKWFVRSSLPSNLEIRQLEDGTEGVFALTQLVKRTQFGPFESKRVAKLEKESVFPLKVFQKDGPLVYFDTSNEDDCNWMMMVRPATEHEHQNLTAFQHDNDIYFTTSRDIPPGTELRVWYAAFYAKKMEKPVLKQVSSVANDMCLVVMEYDKEGNKISSKPSTAVFPHKKTKKSSIPVADPAVNASEGSGAAEAESSQWTCKVCSSAFQEPQLLTEHLLSHLEQAKGGPQASQNEAVTVPEKATETPPADPPVVCDAASASTDSRRKARRGRKPKTAKAETPLVVVEEKDPAVERVADTATEVPPDEVALPSAAEERIMELVLGKMPSTTNSISSVTNRFAHHQNTMSLKRSLILSSRHGIRRKLIKQLGEHKRVYQCSICSKIFQNSSNLSRHIRSHGDKLFKCEECAKLFSRKESLKQHVSYKHSRNEVDSEYRYKCTTCEKAFRIESALEFHNCRTDDKTFQCEMCFRFFSTNSNLSKHKKKHGDKKFACEICNKMFYRKDVMLDHQRRHLEGVRRVKREDFEHSTENMVRYKKEPSGCPVCGKVFSCRSNMNKHLLTHGDKKYTCEICGRKFFRVDVLRDHIHVHFKDIALMDDHQREEFIGKIGISSEENDDNSDESADSEPHKYSCKRCQLTFGRGKEYLKHIMDVHKEKGYGCSICNRRFALKATYHAHMVIHRENLPDPNVQKYIHPCEICGRIFNSIGNLERHKLIHTGVKSHACEQCGKSFARKDMLKEHMRVHDNIREYLCAECGKGMKTKHALRHHMKLHKGIKEYECKECHRKFAQKVNMLKHYKRHTGIKDFMCELCGKTFSERNTMETHKLIHTVGKQWTCSVCDKKYVTDYMLQKHIQLTHDKVEAQSCQLCGTKVSTRASMSRHMRRKHPEILSVRIDDLEQLPETTTIDASSIGIVQPELALEQGELPEGKQHMKAPKRGQKRKQKSSEEEEAQVPEDPAFSEYTEKEAEFTGNVGDETNSAVQSIQQVVVTLGDPNVTAPSSSVGLTNITVTPITTAAGTQFTNLQPVAVGHLAAPERQLQLDNSILTVTFDTVSGSAMLHNRQNDIQIQPQPEAANPQSVAHFINLTTLVNSIAPLGNQITEQHPLTWRSVPQTDVLQPQAQPTPQQSGQQQVQTEQQQQMYSY, encoded by the exons ATGGTCAGAGATGgtgttgaaagccttgctaaagtcaagggaaatgacatccactgctctgcCTTCGTCCATAAACTGGGTCATTTTATCCTGGATGATAAATGGTTTGTCAG GTCATCTCTGCCTTCTAATTTGGAGATAAGACAATTGGAAGATGGGACTGAAGGAGTATTTGCTTTGACACAGCTAGTGAAACGTACGCAGTTTGGCCCATTTGAATCCAAGAGAGTTGCCAAGCTTGAAAAAGAATCAGTTTTTCCACTGAAG GTGTTCCAGAAGGATGGGCCCCTGGTTTACTTTGATACCTCAAATGAAGATGATTGCAACTGGATGATGATGGTGCGGCCAGCCACTGAACACGAACATCAAAATTTAACTGCCTTCCAGCATGATAATGATATTTACTTCACCACCTCCCGGGACATCCCACCAGGAACTGAGCTGCGAGTGTGGTATGCAGCTTTTTACgccaaaaaaatggaaaagccaGTGCTGAAGCAGGTCTCTAGTGTTGCCAATG ATATGTGCTTGGTAGTGATGGAATATGATAAAGAGGGGAACAAAATCTCTTCAAAGCCTTCGACTGCTGTCTTTCCCCATAAAAAAACGAAAAAATCCAGCATACCAGTAGCTGATCCAGCAG TGAACGCTTCAGAAGGCAGCggagctgcagaagcagagtCCAGCCAGTGGACATGTAAAGTCTGTTCTTCTGCTTTCCAAGAGCCTCAGTTGCTGACAG AGCACTTGCTGAGTCACCTGGAGCAAGCTAAAGGTGGTCCCCAAGCCAGCCAAAATGAGGCTGTTACTGTTCCAGAGAAAGCAACAGAGACTCCCCCTGCGGATCCGCCAGTGGTTTGTGATGCAGCTAGTGCCAGTACAGACTCAAGGAGGAAGGCCAGACGGGGAAGAAAGcccaaaacagcaaaagcagaaacacCCCTTGTCGTTGTTGAAGAGAAGGATCCTGCAG TGGAACGTGTAGCTGACACTGCGACTGAAGTCCCGCCAGATGAGGTAGCCCTGCcttcagctgcagaagagaGGATTATGGAATTGGTTTTAGGAAAGATGCCTAGCACCACAAACAGCATCAGTTCAGTCACAAA TAGGTTTGCTCATCACCAAAACACCATGTCCCTCAAAAGAAGTTTAATTCTCTCCAGTAGACATGGTATACGGCGGAAGCTGATAAAACAACTCGGGGAGCACAAACGAGTCTATCAATGCAGTATCTGCAGTAAGATCTTCCAGAACAGCAGCAACCTCAGCAGGCACATCCGTTCTCATG GTGACAAACTATTTAAATGCGAGGAATGCGCAAAGCTGTTCAGTCGTAAAGAAAGCTTGAAGCAGCACGTTTCGTACAAGCACAGCAGGAATGAA GTTGACAGCGAGTACAGATACAAGTGCACAACATGTGAAAAGGCCTTTCGGATAGAGAGCGCGTTGGAATTCCATAACTGCAGGACAG ATGACAAGACATTCCAGTGTGAGATGTGTTTCAGATTCTTTTCTACAAACAGTAATCTTtccaaacacaagaaaaaacatggGGATAAGAAGTTTGCATGTGAAATCTGCAATAAGATGTTCTACAGGAAGGATGTCATGCTAGACCATCAAAGACGACACCTGGAAG GGGTGAGGCGTGTGAAAAGAGAAGACTTTGAACACAGCACGGAAAACATGGTTCGCTACAAGAAGGAGCCTTCGGGATGCCCCGTGTGTGGGAAG GTATTTTCATGCAGAAGCAACATGAACAAACACCTTTTAACACACGGAGACAAGAAGTACACCTGTGAAATCTGTGGGCGTAAATTTTTCAGGGTGGATGTGTTGAGAGATCATATTCATGTCCATTTTAAG GATATAGCACTAATGGACGATCACCAGAGGGAAGAATTCATTGGTAAAATTGGAATCTCATCAGAGGAAAATGATGACAACTCTGATGAAAGTGCAGATTCTGAGCCTCACAAGTATAGCTGCAAAAGGTGCCAG TTAACTTTCGGCCGAGGGAAGGAGTACCTGAAGCATATAATGGATGTGCACAAGGAGAAAGGCTATGGCTGTAGCATTTGTAATCGACGTTTTGCTTTGAAGGCAACTTACCATGCACACATGGTCATTCATCGGGAGAACCTGCCTGATCCTAATGTACAGAA GTACATCCATCCATGTGAAATCTGTGGAAGGATTTTTAACAGTATAGGGAATCTGGAAAGACATAAGCTTATACATACAG gtgtaAAAAGTCATGCTTGTGAGCAATGTGGCAAATCATTTGCTAGGAAAGACATGTTAAAAGAACACATGCGGGTCCATGATAATATCCGAGAATACTTGTGTGCAGAATGTGGCAAAG GAATGAAGACAAAACATGCGCTTCGTCACCACATGAAGCTTCACAAAGGGATTAAAGAATACGAGTGCAAGGAATGTCACCGAAAATTTGCACAGAAAGTCAACATGCTGAAGCATTACAAAAGACACACAG GAATCAAAGATTTTATGTGTGAGCTCTGTGGGAAGACTTTTAGTGAGAGAAATACGATGGAGACTCATAAGCTAATTCATACAG TAGGAAAACAGTGGACATGTTCGGTCTGCGATAAGAAGTATGTCACTGATTACATGCTCCAGAAGCACATACAGCTCACTCATGATAAGGTGGAAGCCCAGAGCTGTCAGCTGTGTGGGACAAAGGTTTCTACCAGAGCATCCATGAGTCGACATATGAGGCGTAAACATCCAGAG ATTCTTTCAGTGAGGATTGATGATTTAGAGCAGCTGCCAGAGACTACTACCATTGATGCCTCCTCAATTGGGATTGTTCAG CCAGAATTAGCCTTGGAACAGGGCGAGTTACCAGAAGGGAAACAGCATATGAAAGCTCCTAAACGTGGCCAGAAACGGAAGCAAAAGTcaagtgaggaggaggaagctcAAGTGCCTGAGGACCCTGCCTTCAGTGAATACACAGAGAAGGAAGCTGAATTTACAGGAAATGTTGGAGATGAGACTAATTCAGCTGTACAGAGCATTCAGCAG gtGGTGGTGACCCTTGGCGACCCCAATGTCACAGCCCCGTCCAGTTCCGTCGGGCTGACAAACATCACCGTTACCCCCATTACAACAGCAGCTGGCACCCAATTCACAAACCTCCAGCCGGTGGCAGTGGGCCACCTGGCTGCGCCCGAGcgccagctgcagctggacaACTCCATTCTCACCGTGACGTTTGACACCGTCAGTGGCTCCGCCATGCTGCACAACCGCCAGAATGACATTCAGATCCAGCCGCAGCCAGAGGCTGCCAACCCTCAGTCTGTGGCCCATTTTATAAACCTGACCACCCTGGTGAACTCCATTGCTCCTCTGGGGAACCAGATAACAGAACAGCATCCTCTGACGTGGAGGTCAGTGCCTCAGACTGATGTCTTGCAGCCCCAGGCACAGCCAACGCCACAGCAGTCAGGACAGCAACAGGTTCAAacagagcaacaacaacagatGTATAGCTACTAA
- the PRDM15 gene encoding PR domain zinc finger protein 15 isoform X6, protein MAEDGSDETMFIWCEDCGQYHDSECPELGPVVTVKDSFVLSRARSSLPSNLEIRQLEDGTEGVFALTQLVKRTQFGPFESKRVAKLEKESVFPLKVFQKDGPLVYFDTSNEDDCNWMMMVRPATEHEHQNLTAFQHDNDIYFTTSRDIPPGTELRVWYAAFYAKKMEKPVLKQVSSVANVNASEGSGAAEAESSQWTCKVCSSAFQEPQLLTEHLLSHLEQAKGGPQASQNEAVTVPEKATETPPADPPVVCDAASASTDSRRKARRGRKPKTAKAETPLVVVEEKDPAVERVADTATEVPPDEVALPSAAEERIMELVLGKMPSTTNSISSVTNRFAHHQNTMSLKRSLILSSRHGIRRKLIKQLGEHKRVYQCSICSKIFQNSSNLSRHIRSHGDKLFKCEECAKLFSRKESLKQHVSYKHSRNEVDSEYRYKCTTCEKAFRIESALEFHNCRTDDKTFQCEMCFRFFSTNSNLSKHKKKHGDKKFACEICNKMFYRKDVMLDHQRRHLEGVRRVKREDFEHSTENMVRYKKEPSGCPVCGKVFSCRSNMNKHLLTHGDKKYTCEICGRKFFRVDVLRDHIHVHFKDIALMDDHQREEFIGKIGISSEENDDNSDESADSEPHKYSCKRCQLTFGRGKEYLKHIMDVHKEKGYGCSICNRRFALKATYHAHMVIHRENLPDPNVQKYIHPCEICGRIFNSIGNLERHKLIHTGVKSHACEQCGKSFARKDMLKEHMRVHDNIREYLCAECGKGMKTKHALRHHMKLHKGIKEYECKECHRKFAQKVNMLKHYKRHTGIKDFMCELCGKTFSERNTMETHKLIHTVGKQWTCSVCDKKYVTDYMLQKHIQLTHDKVEAQSCQLCGTKVSTRASMSRHMRRKHPEILSVRIDDLEQLPETTTIDASSIGIVQPELALEQGELPEGKQHMKAPKRGQKRKQKSSEEEEAQVPEDPAFSEYTEKEAEFTGNVGDETNSAVQSIQQVVVTLGDPNVTAPSSSVGLTNITVTPITTAAGTQFTNLQPVAVGHLAAPERQLQLDNSILTVTFDTVSGSAMLHNRQNDIQIQPQPEAANPQSVAHFINLTTLVNSIAPLGNQITEQHPLTWRSVPQTDVLQPQAQPTPQQSGQQQVQTEQQQQMYSY, encoded by the exons ATGGCTGAAGATGGCAGTGATGAGACTATGTTTATTT GGTGCGAGGACTGTGGGCAGTACCATGATTCAGAGTGTCCTGAGCTGGGCCCAGTGGTGACAGTCAAAGACTCCTTTGTGTTGAGCAGAGCCAG GTCATCTCTGCCTTCTAATTTGGAGATAAGACAATTGGAAGATGGGACTGAAGGAGTATTTGCTTTGACACAGCTAGTGAAACGTACGCAGTTTGGCCCATTTGAATCCAAGAGAGTTGCCAAGCTTGAAAAAGAATCAGTTTTTCCACTGAAG GTGTTCCAGAAGGATGGGCCCCTGGTTTACTTTGATACCTCAAATGAAGATGATTGCAACTGGATGATGATGGTGCGGCCAGCCACTGAACACGAACATCAAAATTTAACTGCCTTCCAGCATGATAATGATATTTACTTCACCACCTCCCGGGACATCCCACCAGGAACTGAGCTGCGAGTGTGGTATGCAGCTTTTTACgccaaaaaaatggaaaagccaGTGCTGAAGCAGGTCTCTAGTGTTGCCAATG TGAACGCTTCAGAAGGCAGCggagctgcagaagcagagtCCAGCCAGTGGACATGTAAAGTCTGTTCTTCTGCTTTCCAAGAGCCTCAGTTGCTGACAG AGCACTTGCTGAGTCACCTGGAGCAAGCTAAAGGTGGTCCCCAAGCCAGCCAAAATGAGGCTGTTACTGTTCCAGAGAAAGCAACAGAGACTCCCCCTGCGGATCCGCCAGTGGTTTGTGATGCAGCTAGTGCCAGTACAGACTCAAGGAGGAAGGCCAGACGGGGAAGAAAGcccaaaacagcaaaagcagaaacacCCCTTGTCGTTGTTGAAGAGAAGGATCCTGCAG TGGAACGTGTAGCTGACACTGCGACTGAAGTCCCGCCAGATGAGGTAGCCCTGCcttcagctgcagaagagaGGATTATGGAATTGGTTTTAGGAAAGATGCCTAGCACCACAAACAGCATCAGTTCAGTCACAAA TAGGTTTGCTCATCACCAAAACACCATGTCCCTCAAAAGAAGTTTAATTCTCTCCAGTAGACATGGTATACGGCGGAAGCTGATAAAACAACTCGGGGAGCACAAACGAGTCTATCAATGCAGTATCTGCAGTAAGATCTTCCAGAACAGCAGCAACCTCAGCAGGCACATCCGTTCTCATG GTGACAAACTATTTAAATGCGAGGAATGCGCAAAGCTGTTCAGTCGTAAAGAAAGCTTGAAGCAGCACGTTTCGTACAAGCACAGCAGGAATGAA GTTGACAGCGAGTACAGATACAAGTGCACAACATGTGAAAAGGCCTTTCGGATAGAGAGCGCGTTGGAATTCCATAACTGCAGGACAG ATGACAAGACATTCCAGTGTGAGATGTGTTTCAGATTCTTTTCTACAAACAGTAATCTTtccaaacacaagaaaaaacatggGGATAAGAAGTTTGCATGTGAAATCTGCAATAAGATGTTCTACAGGAAGGATGTCATGCTAGACCATCAAAGACGACACCTGGAAG GGGTGAGGCGTGTGAAAAGAGAAGACTTTGAACACAGCACGGAAAACATGGTTCGCTACAAGAAGGAGCCTTCGGGATGCCCCGTGTGTGGGAAG GTATTTTCATGCAGAAGCAACATGAACAAACACCTTTTAACACACGGAGACAAGAAGTACACCTGTGAAATCTGTGGGCGTAAATTTTTCAGGGTGGATGTGTTGAGAGATCATATTCATGTCCATTTTAAG GATATAGCACTAATGGACGATCACCAGAGGGAAGAATTCATTGGTAAAATTGGAATCTCATCAGAGGAAAATGATGACAACTCTGATGAAAGTGCAGATTCTGAGCCTCACAAGTATAGCTGCAAAAGGTGCCAG TTAACTTTCGGCCGAGGGAAGGAGTACCTGAAGCATATAATGGATGTGCACAAGGAGAAAGGCTATGGCTGTAGCATTTGTAATCGACGTTTTGCTTTGAAGGCAACTTACCATGCACACATGGTCATTCATCGGGAGAACCTGCCTGATCCTAATGTACAGAA GTACATCCATCCATGTGAAATCTGTGGAAGGATTTTTAACAGTATAGGGAATCTGGAAAGACATAAGCTTATACATACAG gtgtaAAAAGTCATGCTTGTGAGCAATGTGGCAAATCATTTGCTAGGAAAGACATGTTAAAAGAACACATGCGGGTCCATGATAATATCCGAGAATACTTGTGTGCAGAATGTGGCAAAG GAATGAAGACAAAACATGCGCTTCGTCACCACATGAAGCTTCACAAAGGGATTAAAGAATACGAGTGCAAGGAATGTCACCGAAAATTTGCACAGAAAGTCAACATGCTGAAGCATTACAAAAGACACACAG GAATCAAAGATTTTATGTGTGAGCTCTGTGGGAAGACTTTTAGTGAGAGAAATACGATGGAGACTCATAAGCTAATTCATACAG TAGGAAAACAGTGGACATGTTCGGTCTGCGATAAGAAGTATGTCACTGATTACATGCTCCAGAAGCACATACAGCTCACTCATGATAAGGTGGAAGCCCAGAGCTGTCAGCTGTGTGGGACAAAGGTTTCTACCAGAGCATCCATGAGTCGACATATGAGGCGTAAACATCCAGAG ATTCTTTCAGTGAGGATTGATGATTTAGAGCAGCTGCCAGAGACTACTACCATTGATGCCTCCTCAATTGGGATTGTTCAG CCAGAATTAGCCTTGGAACAGGGCGAGTTACCAGAAGGGAAACAGCATATGAAAGCTCCTAAACGTGGCCAGAAACGGAAGCAAAAGTcaagtgaggaggaggaagctcAAGTGCCTGAGGACCCTGCCTTCAGTGAATACACAGAGAAGGAAGCTGAATTTACAGGAAATGTTGGAGATGAGACTAATTCAGCTGTACAGAGCATTCAGCAG gtGGTGGTGACCCTTGGCGACCCCAATGTCACAGCCCCGTCCAGTTCCGTCGGGCTGACAAACATCACCGTTACCCCCATTACAACAGCAGCTGGCACCCAATTCACAAACCTCCAGCCGGTGGCAGTGGGCCACCTGGCTGCGCCCGAGcgccagctgcagctggacaACTCCATTCTCACCGTGACGTTTGACACCGTCAGTGGCTCCGCCATGCTGCACAACCGCCAGAATGACATTCAGATCCAGCCGCAGCCAGAGGCTGCCAACCCTCAGTCTGTGGCCCATTTTATAAACCTGACCACCCTGGTGAACTCCATTGCTCCTCTGGGGAACCAGATAACAGAACAGCATCCTCTGACGTGGAGGTCAGTGCCTCAGACTGATGTCTTGCAGCCCCAGGCACAGCCAACGCCACAGCAGTCAGGACAGCAACAGGTTCAAacagagcaacaacaacagatGTATAGCTACTAA